In one Nicotiana sylvestris chromosome 8, ASM39365v2, whole genome shotgun sequence genomic region, the following are encoded:
- the LOC104217871 gene encoding monooxygenase 2-like, with product MALISSILQNAKSRVSLSSSNVSSYFQRKICQTPRVGVIRPMSVSTVNAKANDRKEDIVIVGAGIAGLASAVSLHRFGIRSVVLEQAESLRTEGSSITLSKNGWKALDAIGVGDEIRSQFLEIQGIVIKSDDGKELNAFGFKDEDKSQELRVVERRVLLETLASKLPPDAISFSSKLAKIETSENGSNTLLQLEDGTRLSAEVVIACDGVWSPTARWMGFREPKYAGHIAFRGLGHFPEGQPYEPRVNYTYGRGLRTGYVPASKTKVYWFVICNSSSPGPRITDPSILRQQAKELVRDWQVADMLTLINCTADDTLTRNPLYDRWLWPLISPPPSIGRTVLVGDAWHPMTPNIGQGACCALEDSIVLTEKLAEAMKSKHISVEEAFKAYGNERWRRVFPLTVMANRVGALLQSENKLICSVRNNIVVPKLLKPRTLTRHANYEFEQTKRNKH from the exons ATGGCTTTAATCTCTTCGATTCTACAAAATGCCAAGTCGCGCGTATCTCTTTCTTCCTCAAACGTGTCTAGTTATTTCCAAAGAAAAATATGTCAAACACCTAGAGTTGGAGTGATCAGACCCATGTCTGTCTCAACTGTAAATGCTAAAGCTAATGATAGAAAAGAAGATATTGTAATAGTTGGTGCAGGAATTGCTGGCCTTGCTTCTGCTGTTTCACTTCACAG GTTTGGTATTAGAAGCGTGGTGCTTGAGCAAGCTGAGTCATTGAGAACTGAAGGAAGTTCAATAACACTTTCTAAAAATGGATGGAAAGCACTTGATGCTATTGGAGTTGGTGATGAAATTAGGAGTCAGTTTCTTGAAATTCAAGG GATAGTAATAAAATCAGATGATGGAAAGGAGTTGAACGCCTTCGGGTTCAAAGATGAGGACAAAAG CCAAGAACTGCGGGTCGTGGAGAGGAGAGTCTTACTTGAAACACTAGCCAGTAAGCTACCACCAGATGCTATTTCTTTTTCCTCAAAGTTGGCAAAGATTGAAACAAGTGAAAATGGTAGTAATACCTTATTGCAACTTGAGGATGGAACTCGATTATCTGCTGAG GTAGTGATCGCTTGTGATGGCGTCTGGTCACCAACGGCTAGGTGGATGGGATTTCGAGAGCCTAAGTATGCAGGGCATATTGCATTCCGAGGCCTAGGACATTTTCCTGAAGGACAGCCATATGAACCAAGAGTAAACTATACCTATGGAAGAGGATTACGTACTGGATATGTTCCTGCTTCTAAAACAAAGGTCTATTGGTTTGTCATCTGCAACAGCTCATCTCCAG GTCCAAGAATCACAGATCCATCTATTTTGAGGCAGCAAGCTAAAGAGCTCGTTAGAGATTGGCAAGTCGCGGACATGTTAACCCTGATTAATTGTACAGCAGACGACACATTAACAAGAAATCCCCTTTATGACCGATGGCTCTGGCCCTTAATAAGTCCTCCGCCTTCTATTGGAAGAACCGTGCTCGTTGGAGATGCATGGCATCCAATGACACCAAACATTGGTCAAGGTGCTTGTTGTGCATTGGAGGATTCGATAGTTTTGACAGAAAAGCTAGCAGAAGCAATGAAATCTAAACATATTTCTGTGGAGGAGGCATTCAAAGCATATGGAAATGAAAGATGGCGCCGTGTCTTTCCATTAACAGTAATGGCAAATCGCGTGGGAGCATTGCTGCAGTCTGAGAATAAACTGATATGTTCTGTTAGAAATAACATCGTTGTGCCTAAGCTGCTTAAGCCCAGAACATTGACGAGACATGCCAATTATGAATTCGAGCAAACTAAAAGAAACAAACATTAG
- the LOC104217870 gene encoding uncharacterized protein, whose amino-acid sequence MYRSSSTTRVSDEFFSPNLKSTITSTETEELPTFNPHSHVAKKERNRLRSAENSIHLIPLILLLSAFILWVFSSPAVTMVNKADSIVARVNTSVTQAEINRSSFTSKLEEEDIDPTDKSIGQENNEAEG is encoded by the exons ATGTACCGTTCATCAAGTACCACACGAGTATCTGACGAGTTCTTTTCTCCAAATCTCAAATCAACAATTACATCTACTGAAACTGAAGAACTTCCAACTTTCAACCCTCATTCGCACGttgctaaaaaagaaagaaatcgaCTCAGATCTGCTGAAAATTCCATTCATCTCATCCCTTTAATTCTGCTGCTTTCTGCTTTCATTTTGTGGGTTTTCTCTAGCCCTG CAGTTACTATGGTGAATAAAGCTGATTCAATTGTTGCCAGAGTCAACACTTCTGTAACTCAAGCTGAAATCAACAGAAGCAGTTTCACGTCAAAGCTGGAAGAGGAGGACATCGATCCAACTGATAAGTCGATAGGTCAAGAAAATAATGAAGCTGAAGGATGA